A window of Cheilinus undulatus linkage group 1, ASM1832078v1, whole genome shotgun sequence contains these coding sequences:
- the znf395a gene encoding zinc finger protein 395a, with product MLPKTRLGKRSPLGALVSSTCPAGQETGETSITMATAAGQQPISRVKVHPGMKVYFQCVGGAESSGVVDQLEQSDLSVSPSCNRSVSSCIDVPRSQRSPEEVDMDELMAAMVLSSLSCSPLLHSPALKDTPAPPMDCGGGELSDSGSSGYWSVGHCNGSPAPSPPITEPAVSPATPSDEGLDMELEQVLFDEPAPRKRRNSVKSAYKCLWPNCGKVLTSVVGIKRHIRITHLCRGGEHERCSRSEEDFYYTEINQWDQQQQQQTQPLLCSPAPASPTSSSSSPPSPPPPSPPSPPSPPGYNSLSRSAPSTPGSLWQVQSEHSYQAPVPSLVMSTAVPNTAPCRWTATPTTCVRPGLTFRVRSVSVGEQWLQQQHSTPGRRIRGEAKKCRKVYGIEHRDQWCTACRWKKACQRFLD from the exons atgctaCCAAAGACTCGCTTAGGGAAGCGCTCTCCTCTTGGTGCATTGGTGAGCTCCACCTGCCCAGCAGGCCAGGAGACAGGTGAGACCAgcatcaccatggcaacagcagcagGACAGCAGCCCATTAGCAGAGTTAAAGTTCACCCAGGAATGAAG GTGTATTTCCAGTGTGTTGGAGGAGCTGAATCTTCAGGTGTGGTGGATCAGCTGGAGCAGAGTGACCTGTCAGTGTCTCCGTCATGCAACAGATCTGTCTCTTCCTGCATCGACGTCCCTAGAAG tCAGAGGAGTCCAGAGGAGGTGGACATGGATGAGCTGATGGCAGCAATGGTCCTCAGCAGTTTGTCCTGCAGCCCCCTGCTGCATAGCCCCGCCCTCAAAGACACACCAg CTCCTCCGATGGACTGTGGAGGCGGCGAGCTCTCAGACAGCGGCAGCAGCGGCTACTGGAGCGTTGGCCACTGCAATGGAAGCCCCGCCCCCTCTCCACCAATAACAGAGCCCGCTGTGAGCCCTGCTACACCCTCTGATGAAGGCCTGGACATGGAGCTGGAGCAGGTTCTGTTTGATGAGCCAGCACCTCGTAAACGCAGG AACTCGGTGAAGTCAGCATACAAGTGTCTGTGGCCAAACTGTGGGAAGGTGCTGACCTCAGTGGTGGGAATCAAACGCCACATTCGGATAACACATCTGTG TCGTGGTGGCGAACACGAGCGTTGTTCCCGCAGCGAGGAGGATTTCTACTACACTGAGATCAACCAATGggatcagcagcagcagcagcagactcaGCCTCTCCTGTGCAGCCCCGCTCCTGCCTCACcaacatcctcctcctcctcacctccGAGCCCTCCTCCTCCGTCTCCGCCATCTCCACCTTCTCCTCCAGGCTACAACAGTCTGAGTCGCTCCGCCCCCTCCACCCCTGGCAGCCTGTGGCAGGTCCAATCAGAGCACTCCTACCAG gcTCCAGTCCCGAGTCTTGTGATGTCAACAGCAGTTCCAAACACCGCCCCCTGTCGCTGGACGGCCACGCCCACCACTTGTGTCCGACCT gGTCTGACGTTTCGGGTGCGATCAGTCAGCGTAGGAGAGCagtggctgcagcagcagcacagcacCCCTGGGAG GAGGATTCGTGGTGAAGCCAAGAAGTGTCGCAAAGTTTACGGCATCGAGCACAGAGACCAGTGGTGTACGGCCTGTCGCTGGAAGAAAGCCTGTCAGCGCTTCCTCGATTAA